A genomic window from Oceanobacillus timonensis includes:
- a CDS encoding pyridoxal phosphate-dependent aminotransferase → MKLSRRVEQLPSQFFASLASKVAAAVKEGRDIINLGQGNPDQPTPPHIIRALQESAEDPVTHKYSPFRGTDELKQAAAKFYKREYHVDLDPDSEIAVLFGSKIGLVELPLAVMDKGELMLLPDPGYPDYLSGVPLADVTYDTFALLEENHFLPDYAALSDEQKRLAKLLYLNYPNNPTGAVASNAFFEETVALAEEHDIAVVHDFAYGAIGFDGYKPVSFLQTEGAKNVGVELYTLSKTYNMAGWRVGFAAGNKDMIEAIQILQDHLFVSLFPAIQKAAAEALSGDQHSVASLVALYEQRRNTLIEECRRIGWDVTAPKGSFFAWLPVPTNFTSEAFADYLLEQADVAVAAGNGFGKAGEGFIRVGLLVENERIREAIRRIEKLQLF, encoded by the coding sequence ATGAAATTATCTCGTCGTGTAGAACAGCTTCCTTCCCAATTCTTTGCATCTCTGGCCAGTAAAGTAGCTGCTGCTGTCAAAGAAGGAAGGGATATTATTAACTTAGGACAAGGCAATCCCGATCAGCCCACGCCACCGCATATTATCCGTGCCCTGCAGGAAAGTGCAGAAGATCCTGTTACCCATAAATATTCTCCTTTCCGCGGTACGGATGAACTCAAACAAGCAGCCGCCAAATTTTATAAACGGGAATATCATGTTGATTTAGATCCTGATTCCGAAATTGCTGTGCTATTTGGGAGTAAAATCGGATTGGTAGAACTCCCTTTGGCGGTCATGGATAAAGGGGAATTAATGCTGTTGCCCGACCCTGGCTATCCAGATTACTTATCCGGCGTGCCATTAGCAGATGTGACGTATGATACCTTTGCTTTATTAGAAGAAAATCATTTTTTACCGGACTATGCCGCATTATCAGATGAGCAAAAGAGACTTGCTAAGCTGTTATATTTGAATTATCCGAATAACCCGACCGGAGCAGTTGCAAGCAACGCTTTTTTTGAGGAGACAGTTGCATTAGCGGAAGAACATGATATTGCCGTTGTACATGATTTCGCTTATGGGGCCATTGGTTTTGATGGGTATAAACCAGTAAGCTTCCTGCAAACAGAAGGTGCAAAAAATGTCGGTGTCGAATTGTACACCTTGTCCAAAACCTATAATATGGCAGGCTGGCGTGTCGGTTTTGCTGCTGGAAATAAAGATATGATTGAAGCCATTCAAATTCTGCAAGATCACTTATTTGTCAGTCTTTTCCCGGCAATTCAAAAAGCTGCTGCAGAAGCTCTATCAGGCGACCAACATTCTGTAGCCTCTCTTGTGGCGCTCTATGAACAGCGTCGAAACACATTAATAGAAGAATGCAGACGTATCGGCTGGGATGTAACTGCCCCAAAAGGATCTTTCTTTGCCTGGCTCCCAGTTCCAACAAATTTTACGAGCGAAGCATTTGCTGATTATCTATTAGAGCAAGCGGATGTAGCCGTCGCAGCCGGAAACGGATTCGGTAAGGCTGGGGAAGGGTTTATCCGGGTCGGATTACTCGTTGAAAATGAACGCATTCGTGAAGCCATACGCCGAATTGAAAAACTTCAACTATTTTAG
- a CDS encoding 2-keto-4-pentenoate hydratase → MMSVISDIFTHIETAYRTRQPVPFIRDTYSITEEEAYHVQHAFIKKRIQEGDAIAGYKISMTSAETQAIADTNEPAYGTILTSQVLQGDSEYALSHLFSPLIEPELMFFIHEDISEDADAQEIIEKTSVAPGIEIPDARYIDWFPHFSLIDLLSDNTATGRIVVGDPVPCPELEKLSAIELDLQFNGNTTHTGRSDAVLGNPVYAVTWLIKKLAEHKQSLQKGMVVSSGTFIPPFKAEAGKYLASYKDIGSVRITLV, encoded by the coding sequence ATGATGAGCGTTATTTCTGACATTTTTACACATATTGAAACGGCTTACCGCACTAGGCAGCCTGTGCCCTTTATCCGTGATACCTATTCTATCACTGAAGAAGAAGCCTATCATGTGCAGCATGCTTTTATTAAGAAACGTATTCAGGAAGGGGATGCAATTGCCGGCTATAAAATCAGTATGACCAGTGCGGAGACACAAGCAATTGCCGATACGAATGAACCTGCCTATGGCACCATTCTTACATCGCAAGTATTGCAGGGAGATTCTGAATATGCTTTGTCACACTTATTCTCCCCCTTAATAGAGCCGGAACTGATGTTTTTTATTCATGAAGACATATCTGAAGACGCAGATGCACAGGAAATTATCGAAAAAACATCCGTTGCTCCGGGCATTGAAATTCCAGATGCAAGGTATATCGACTGGTTCCCTCATTTTTCACTAATCGATTTACTATCTGACAATACCGCAACAGGCAGAATTGTTGTTGGTGACCCTGTACCTTGCCCTGAATTAGAGAAACTAAGTGCAATTGAACTGGATTTACAATTCAACGGAAACACAACCCATACCGGCCGCTCTGATGCCGTATTAGGTAACCCTGTTTATGCTGTTACATGGCTTATAAAGAAATTAGCTGAGCATAAGCAATCATTGCAAAAAGGCATGGTAGTATCTTCAGGAACGTTTATTCCACCGTTTAAAGCAGAAGCAGGAAAATACCTCGCCAGCTACAAAGATATTGGCAGTGTGAGGATAACATTGGTTTAA
- a CDS encoding phthiocerol/phthiodiolone dimycocerosyl transferase family protein, giving the protein MTEWYKLDNAGKMFHAVSKPTNSSVFRLAAVMKETIQPDKLQLALDDVITRLPMFAVKLSKGVFWDFLVENKEKLFVQYENQYPCAPMDPIETNGFLIRVMYYKKRIAVEFFHSVTDGTGAFEFVNALVYHYLIHLGEDVNYQSKLINIQDEPSYFERDDSYQNYGTDEKPEKFKEVSSYQIRGGAIDQTVVVHGKMSAEKVHQLAKAHGTTITAFISALLIAAIYRERLKFRAYQEEIKIAIPVNLRNLFPSNTLRNFFGVVNIGMAVTEQTTLEEIISEISKQLREKIRKESLQQTINDRVKWQTRLAARFIPLPLKYHAIRYGYRSFSERTKTMTLTNLGKVQLPDSMKSHISHMELVLYPTKKSPMNGAMIAVGDELVISFARMIKEADIIRTFFRELSKIYNLEIEVYSNDSR; this is encoded by the coding sequence ATGACTGAATGGTACAAACTTGATAATGCAGGGAAAATGTTTCATGCTGTATCCAAACCGACAAATTCTTCGGTCTTCCGGCTTGCTGCGGTCATGAAGGAAACCATACAGCCTGATAAGCTGCAACTTGCACTTGATGATGTCATTACACGCCTTCCAATGTTTGCAGTAAAGCTCAGCAAGGGGGTGTTTTGGGATTTTCTTGTGGAAAATAAGGAGAAACTTTTTGTCCAGTACGAAAATCAATATCCGTGTGCACCTATGGATCCTATAGAGACAAATGGATTCTTAATACGTGTGATGTATTATAAAAAAAGGATTGCTGTTGAATTCTTTCATTCTGTTACTGATGGTACAGGTGCTTTCGAATTTGTTAACGCACTGGTTTATCATTATCTCATTCACTTGGGTGAAGATGTAAATTATCAGAGTAAACTGATTAATATCCAGGATGAGCCCAGCTATTTCGAGCGAGACGACAGTTATCAAAACTATGGAACAGATGAAAAACCGGAAAAATTCAAAGAAGTATCTTCCTATCAAATTCGCGGCGGAGCAATAGACCAGACAGTAGTTGTCCACGGGAAAATGAGTGCGGAAAAGGTACACCAGCTTGCTAAGGCACACGGAACCACCATTACTGCTTTTATTTCTGCACTGCTTATTGCAGCAATCTATAGGGAAAGACTTAAATTTCGGGCTTACCAAGAAGAAATAAAAATTGCTATCCCTGTTAACTTAAGAAATCTCTTCCCTTCCAATACACTTCGTAATTTTTTTGGTGTCGTCAATATTGGCATGGCTGTAACAGAGCAAACAACTTTAGAAGAAATTATCTCAGAAATATCCAAACAATTACGGGAAAAAATACGGAAAGAAAGCTTGCAGCAAACGATTAATGATCGGGTAAAATGGCAGACAAGACTGGCAGCAAGATTTATCCCGCTTCCATTAAAATACCATGCAATCCGTTATGGATATAGAAGTTTCAGTGAACGTACCAAAACAATGACATTGACAAATCTGGGGAAGGTACAGCTTCCTGATTCTATGAAGTCACACATTTCTCATATGGAACTCGTTTTATATCCGACAAAGAAAAGCCCCATGAATGGAGCGATGATAGCTGTTGGTGATGAACTTGTGATTTCATTTGCGAGAATGATCAAAGAAGCGGATATTATTCGTACTTTTTTCAGAGAACTTTCAAAGATATACAATTTGGAGATAGAAGTATACTCCAATGACAGCAGGTGA
- a CDS encoding DUF6320 domain-containing protein translates to MQHYCTNCKTYTRQQYCPLCKHKLSHKAGDNAYYPIYETKIQRRRFAQRLVLFIAISAVSISLLINLLANPERLWFLYVLGPVLYGLLTVNHTILSRAHIGSKVVLQVIALSVMLFILDAASGSSKWSIHYVIPFLVTLATVLVTIIVLRKPMKWREYIGYMSAMVILGFLPVILFLSSWSTVLWPSATTALYALLTLIGMVLFSEKTMKNEIVRRFHF, encoded by the coding sequence ATGCAACATTATTGCACAAATTGCAAAACCTATACCAGACAGCAATACTGTCCATTATGTAAGCATAAGCTTTCTCATAAAGCTGGTGATAATGCATATTATCCTATTTATGAAACTAAAATCCAACGACGCCGTTTCGCTCAAAGGCTTGTCTTATTTATTGCTATCTCTGCTGTCAGTATAAGTTTACTTATTAATTTGCTGGCTAACCCGGAAAGGTTATGGTTTTTATATGTGCTAGGCCCTGTATTGTATGGTTTATTAACAGTAAATCATACCATTCTTTCCAGAGCTCATATCGGTTCCAAGGTTGTTCTTCAAGTTATCGCACTCTCTGTGATGCTATTTATTCTAGACGCAGCATCCGGAAGTTCGAAATGGTCCATACATTATGTCATTCCCTTTCTCGTTACGCTTGCCACCGTGCTTGTAACGATTATTGTATTGCGAAAACCAATGAAATGGCGGGAATATATTGGATATATGTCAGCCATGGTCATTCTCGGCTTTCTTCCCGTTATTCTATTCTTAAGTTCCTGGTCCACAGTATTATGGCCGAGTGCAACCACCGCTTTATATGCACTGTTAACATTAATTGGAATGGTATTATTTTCAGAGAAAACAATGAAGAACGAAATTGTACGGCGATTTCATTTTTAA
- a CDS encoding YugN family protein has translation MIALDTNMPGKRGILRKLQIHLEELGFHIDRESKQHAFFNGVLSSQAKEKLYLSLPFQLLQEEQDQPSAHIEFGNPKITQSTACQGSNLFQNLLHEEEFHYWKHKGEQAVQQIINHIDNNL, from the coding sequence ATGATTGCGTTAGATACCAATATGCCTGGAAAAAGAGGTATTTTGAGAAAATTACAGATTCATTTAGAGGAACTGGGCTTTCATATAGACAGAGAGAGTAAACAACATGCCTTTTTTAATGGGGTTCTTTCCAGTCAGGCAAAAGAAAAACTGTACTTATCTCTCCCTTTTCAACTATTGCAAGAAGAACAGGATCAACCATCTGCTCATATTGAATTTGGAAACCCAAAGATCACTCAATCCACTGCTTGCCAGGGCTCCAATTTATTTCAAAACCTCCTCCATGAAGAGGAATTCCATTACTGGAAACACAAAGGAGAACAAGCTGTACAGCAAATCATCAATCATATCGATAATAATCTTTAG
- a CDS encoding DUF1992 domain-containing protein, whose translation MYHFVEEQIKKAVDDGEFDHLPGKGEQLDLRDEFAGLPEEVKQSFRILKRAGYLSEEQENQKQYISHRDLMKIATDGEKQADQSEKQEAFHTLTKERKLDKSSIFHKYAKKIRHKLFQ comes from the coding sequence ATGTATCACTTTGTAGAAGAGCAAATTAAAAAAGCAGTGGATGATGGCGAATTCGATCATTTGCCTGGCAAAGGAGAACAATTAGATTTGCGTGATGAATTTGCAGGATTGCCTGAAGAAGTGAAACAATCTTTCCGTATCTTAAAACGGGCAGGCTATCTATCAGAGGAGCAGGAAAATCAAAAACAGTATATATCGCACAGGGATTTAATGAAAATTGCAACAGACGGCGAAAAGCAAGCGGATCAATCTGAAAAACAAGAAGCTTTTCACACATTAACCAAAGAACGTAAACTGGATAAAAGCAGTATTTTTCATAAATACGCAAAAAAGATCCGGCACAAGTTATTTCAATGA
- a CDS encoding DUF72 domain-containing protein produces the protein MIQIGLTGWGDHDSIYADDTKAHEKLQEYSSHFPVVELDASFYAVQPIRNMEKWAKETPENFQFIVKAYQGMTGHDREGKEDPFKTKAEMFQAFRESIEPLQRAGKLGAVLFQFPPWFDCRKENVQYIRYCRQQMKDIPVALEFRQRSWYEERFQQQTLDFMKQEGWIHTIADEPQAGEKSVPFVPVVTTKDKALIRLHGRNVHGWNYSGNANWRKVRYLYEYNEQELTAMAEEVKKLEKQCKEVIILFNNNSGGHAAGNAKQLQQMLGIEFDGLASQQLGLF, from the coding sequence GTGATTCAAATTGGTTTAACAGGATGGGGAGACCACGATTCTATATATGCAGATGATACAAAAGCACATGAAAAATTACAAGAATACAGCAGTCATTTTCCAGTGGTAGAATTAGACGCCTCCTTCTATGCGGTGCAGCCTATTCGTAATATGGAAAAATGGGCAAAGGAGACACCGGAGAATTTTCAATTTATCGTGAAAGCCTATCAGGGAATGACAGGGCATGATCGGGAGGGAAAGGAAGACCCTTTTAAAACGAAAGCAGAAATGTTCCAGGCTTTCAGAGAATCGATTGAGCCGCTTCAGAGAGCTGGGAAGCTAGGAGCTGTTTTGTTTCAATTTCCACCGTGGTTTGATTGCAGGAAAGAAAATGTACAGTATATCCGTTATTGTAGGCAGCAAATGAAGGATATTCCAGTTGCGTTGGAATTTAGGCAGCGGTCATGGTACGAAGAAAGATTTCAGCAGCAAACTTTGGATTTTATGAAGCAGGAGGGCTGGATTCATACCATTGCTGATGAACCGCAGGCTGGTGAAAAATCAGTGCCATTTGTACCTGTTGTAACCACAAAAGATAAAGCTCTTATCCGATTGCATGGAAGAAATGTTCATGGATGGAATTATTCAGGTAATGCCAATTGGCGAAAAGTCCGTTATTTATATGAATATAATGAGCAGGAATTAACTGCAATGGCTGAAGAAGTGAAAAAACTGGAAAAGCAGTGTAAAGAAGTTATTATTCTATTTAATAATAATTCGGGTGGACATGCGGCTGGTAATGCGAAACAGCTGCAGCAAATGTTAGGCATTGAATTTGATGGATTGGCCTCGCAACAGCTGGGCTTGTTCTAA
- a CDS encoding AbrB family transcriptional regulator: MIFLFLRTFAIGLLGAVVFSIFGLPLPWLLGPMIVTLLFHLKASWKMVWDSTFRNIGLVIAGYTIGYAFTLEALQDMVNYFPMMIIINIIFFVLFLGISFLVSKWAKLDIGTAMACCAPGGLQQVVVFAEEQKTLNITVVTFYQVMRLLAIITLVPFIVSSNNGGAASDNTGESYSLILFGLLILCYIVGMACKLIKVPTAYLLGPVFFIMICNLLSIQVPVMPENLLHIAQLFIGIYVGLLLERDKLKKMKSHIAYAIGSCVILISVAFFISEWMAHQFMDFATSFLSVVPGGVDQMGIIAASIQAEVTVVTSFQLFRIIFLSVIIIPFVKYMVGRDQKKVREQ; encoded by the coding sequence ATGATATTTTTATTCCTGAGAACGTTCGCAATAGGCCTCTTGGGAGCTGTTGTCTTTTCGATCTTTGGCCTGCCGCTTCCCTGGCTGCTTGGCCCGATGATTGTGACATTATTGTTTCATTTAAAAGCATCCTGGAAAATGGTATGGGATTCAACTTTTCGTAATATCGGATTGGTTATTGCTGGGTACACAATTGGTTATGCTTTTACATTAGAAGCGCTGCAGGATATGGTAAACTATTTTCCAATGATGATTATCATTAACATTATCTTTTTTGTTTTATTTTTAGGCATCAGTTTTTTGGTTTCAAAATGGGCAAAGCTGGATATTGGGACAGCAATGGCTTGTTGTGCTCCGGGAGGATTACAACAGGTAGTTGTTTTTGCGGAAGAGCAAAAAACGTTGAATATAACCGTAGTAACTTTTTACCAAGTCATGCGATTGCTGGCGATTATTACATTGGTTCCGTTTATTGTTTCCAGTAATAATGGCGGTGCAGCATCTGATAATACAGGAGAAAGTTATTCACTGATTTTATTCGGTTTATTGATTCTATGCTACATAGTGGGAATGGCCTGCAAGTTAATCAAAGTACCTACTGCCTATTTATTAGGACCTGTTTTCTTTATTATGATTTGTAATCTATTATCGATTCAGGTACCGGTGATGCCGGAAAATTTACTACATATTGCTCAACTTTTTATTGGGATTTATGTAGGCTTATTATTGGAGCGGGATAAGCTGAAGAAAATGAAGTCACATATTGCGTATGCTATCGGCTCATGTGTCATTTTAATTAGTGTGGCTTTTTTTATTAGTGAATGGATGGCGCATCAATTTATGGATTTTGCGACCAGCTTTTTAAGTGTTGTGCCGGGCGGTGTGGATCAAATGGGAATTATCGCAGCTTCGATTCAGGCAGAAGTAACGGTAGTGACCTCTTTCCAGTTGTTCCGGATTATATTTTTATCCGTTATTATCATACCGTTTGTTAAATATATGGTCGGGCGCGACCAGAAAAAAGTCAGGGAGCAGTAG
- a CDS encoding PadR family transcriptional regulator — protein sequence MLEGRISADLLRGHTDTIVLGILIENDAYGYQIYKTILDRTDGLYQLKEATLYSSYKRLEKDACIVAYWGDESQGGRRKYYRITDRGRTQYKQNIADWEFTQRILNRLLKKEDD from the coding sequence TTGTTGGAAGGAAGAATTTCAGCAGATTTATTACGCGGACATACAGATACGATTGTGTTGGGCATTCTAATAGAAAACGATGCTTATGGATACCAAATTTATAAAACAATCTTGGATCGGACAGATGGCTTATATCAATTAAAAGAAGCCACCCTTTATTCCAGCTATAAACGATTGGAAAAGGATGCATGCATTGTCGCCTATTGGGGAGATGAAAGCCAGGGTGGCCGGAGAAAGTATTACCGGATTACAGATAGAGGACGCACCCAATATAAACAGAATATTGCCGATTGGGAATTTACGCAGCGTATTTTAAATCGATTATTAAAGAAGGAGGACGATTAA
- a CDS encoding permease prefix domain 1-containing protein: MMIKHYVDDLFQGYETTPELEDFKEEIVMNLKDRVQDLEKEGKSSDEAFAEAVSELGDITAIADDLSREKRKEIIGKMYIDTKPKLSAGYAIGYTLSVGVLLFGIITAMITYFSTGNHLFIAISSFLPFVVPAGAALTYLGLTTETTAKYPMNWKRALIYALAVGVILFGISISSSQYFMESSDPAAILGMLIPFVLPGVLIIAFLILTEKKRFKPWLMQEHERYHEAYAGYYKDTEEITKRGMLSGALWIGTLGIFLIIWILTNIFYALPVFLFAIVGELLIEYRMISKHKRNSATK, encoded by the coding sequence ATGATGATTAAACACTATGTTGATGATTTGTTTCAAGGATACGAAACCACACCAGAGCTTGAAGATTTTAAAGAAGAGATCGTCATGAATTTAAAAGACCGGGTGCAGGATTTAGAAAAGGAAGGAAAATCATCTGATGAGGCATTTGCAGAGGCCGTTTCAGAATTAGGCGACATTACAGCTATCGCTGATGATTTAAGTAGAGAGAAGCGAAAAGAAATTATTGGGAAAATGTATATTGATACGAAACCAAAGCTGTCTGCAGGCTATGCGATTGGATATACACTTTCTGTTGGAGTGCTATTGTTTGGCATTATTACAGCCATGATCACTTATTTTTCAACAGGAAATCATTTATTCATTGCTATTTCCTCCTTTCTTCCATTTGTTGTACCTGCTGGAGCTGCCTTAACTTATTTAGGATTAACAACAGAAACAACAGCGAAATATCCGATGAATTGGAAACGGGCACTTATTTACGCTCTTGCTGTTGGCGTCATCTTATTTGGAATATCCATCTCCAGTTCACAATACTTTATGGAAAGTAGCGACCCCGCCGCTATTCTGGGTATGTTGATTCCTTTTGTATTACCTGGTGTATTGATTATCGCCTTTTTAATTCTTACCGAGAAGAAGCGATTCAAGCCATGGTTAATGCAAGAGCATGAACGCTATCACGAAGCTTACGCAGGATATTATAAGGATACAGAAGAAATAACAAAACGCGGAATGCTGTCGGGAGCGTTATGGATTGGAACACTGGGAATTTTTCTTATTATCTGGATTCTGACGAATATCTTTTACGCCCTTCCTGTTTTCTTATTCGCCATTGTCGGAGAGCTTTTAATTGAGTACCGTATGATATCCAAGCATAAACGCAATTCAGCAACAAAATAA
- a CDS encoding PepSY domain-containing protein yields the protein MKKRFLLCLTLLLSITLAACGTSDDSNTENNATNDSDTSENANDNNEDTNTDDENTDDVNTNDDNNGASENDAVDLTNVSLSVEDAISAFQEKFPDTRVSSIQLDEERGELVYDIDGFDDSMEYSAEINPSGEIIAEEQEQQDADDRYEELMLDDYITAEEALSTASEASEAEGITARSWSLEFENGSPVYEINFEDRGSQEVDVYIDAESGEQLHVEVDD from the coding sequence ATGAAAAAAAGATTTCTTCTTTGCCTGACACTGCTTCTTTCCATCACTTTAGCAGCTTGCGGGACAAGCGATGACAGCAATACAGAAAATAACGCAACAAACGATTCAGATACAAGCGAAAATGCAAACGATAATAATGAAGATACGAATACAGACGATGAAAATACGGATGATGTCAACACCAATGATGATAATAATGGTGCATCAGAAAATGATGCTGTTGACCTTACTAACGTATCTTTAAGTGTAGAAGATGCGATCAGCGCCTTTCAGGAAAAGTTCCCGGATACACGTGTTTCCTCTATTCAATTAGATGAAGAAAGAGGAGAGCTTGTCTACGATATTGACGGTTTCGATGATTCCATGGAATATTCCGCTGAAATCAATCCGTCCGGCGAAATCATAGCGGAGGAGCAGGAACAGCAGGATGCAGATGACCGTTATGAGGAATTAATGCTGGATGATTATATCACTGCAGAAGAAGCCTTATCTACAGCTTCAGAAGCTTCCGAAGCAGAAGGCATCACTGCAAGAAGCTGGTCTTTAGAATTTGAAAATGGCAGCCCGGTATACGAAATTAATTTTGAAGATAGGGGATCCCAGGAAGTGGATGTTTATATTGATGCGGAGTCTGGAGAACAACTGCATGTGGAAGTGGATGATTAA
- a CDS encoding GOLPH3/VPS74 family protein → MLLLAEQLFLLSIDPKTNKAYGRASSALPYSLSGALLAELMLEGQVEMHRSKIEIAYTEAKVEDPLLRETLEMIQQKSKKTPKYWVSALKRSHKNIARKIANKLDRAGAGNMEENRILGIFPSYTYKFKQTDFIKMMKESFQEVLEKRDKQKPLEKEEERVVVLMSLVHVSSLLRIVFPDRKEAKRAEKQIKQLSKNLPVSKSVKATIDSMNAAIFAASSTASRN, encoded by the coding sequence ATGCTTTTACTAGCAGAACAGCTTTTCTTATTATCGATTGATCCAAAAACAAACAAAGCTTATGGACGTGCTTCCTCCGCATTGCCCTATAGTTTAAGCGGTGCTTTGCTGGCAGAACTAATGCTGGAAGGGCAGGTGGAGATGCATCGTTCTAAAATAGAAATCGCTTATACAGAAGCAAAAGTGGAAGACCCGCTCTTAAGAGAAACACTAGAGATGATACAACAAAAAAGTAAAAAAACGCCAAAATATTGGGTTTCTGCATTGAAACGTTCGCACAAAAATATCGCACGTAAAATCGCGAATAAGTTAGATCGAGCTGGAGCAGGTAACATGGAAGAGAATCGGATTTTAGGCATTTTTCCATCTTATACCTACAAGTTTAAGCAGACGGATTTTATCAAAATGATGAAAGAAAGCTTTCAGGAAGTTTTAGAAAAAAGGGATAAGCAGAAGCCTTTAGAAAAAGAAGAAGAGCGGGTAGTTGTCCTTATGTCATTAGTCCATGTCAGCAGCTTGCTCCGTATCGTATTTCCAGATCGGAAAGAAGCAAAGCGGGCAGAAAAACAAATCAAGCAGCTGAGTAAAAATCTGCCTGTTTCCAAATCTGTGAAAGCAACAATTGATTCGATGAATGCAGCTATTTTTGCAGCATCTTCCACTGCTTCTAGGAATTAA
- a CDS encoding ABC-2 transporter permease produces the protein MFNLIKKDIIIQKTQLLLFVPLIIFLVFFAYNLSPILIFLLASTFIPANAYVYDSLTESNMLLNSLPYTRKEIVASRYIGAVVYMVISIALAGVVLYLTDFGFGIEDMAIAAGLFFTFAAFAFPLFYILKPAYIGIAIFIGMIVLAIGFQPASRFLAKHLTTITDFIASLSTTTLYLSSAAIALGLYLISWLASQWIYQRKVF, from the coding sequence ATGTTTAATTTAATAAAAAAAGATATTATTATCCAAAAAACGCAGCTTCTCCTATTTGTTCCGCTGATTATTTTCCTTGTTTTCTTTGCTTATAACCTTAGTCCAATTCTTATTTTTCTGCTAGCCAGTACGTTTATACCGGCAAATGCCTATGTTTATGATTCTCTGACTGAATCAAACATGCTTCTTAATTCTTTACCATATACACGTAAGGAGATTGTTGCTTCCAGATATATTGGTGCTGTTGTCTATATGGTTATATCGATTGCGCTGGCGGGAGTAGTGCTATATCTGACTGATTTTGGCTTTGGAATCGAGGATATGGCTATAGCAGCGGGATTATTCTTTACTTTTGCAGCTTTTGCCTTTCCTTTATTTTATATTTTAAAACCTGCTTATATCGGGATAGCAATCTTTATTGGAATGATTGTGTTAGCAATAGGTTTTCAACCCGCTTCCCGTTTCCTAGCAAAGCATCTTACAACAATAACAGATTTTATTGCAAGCTTATCAACAACAACGCTTTATCTGAGCAGTGCAGCTATAGCGCTTGGTTTATACCTCATATCCTGGTTAGCCAGCCAATGGATTTATCAACGTAAAGTATTTTGA